The Streptomyces collinus DNA segment CCGCGCGGTCCTTGCCCGCGGCGCAGTGCATCAGCGCGGGGACGCTGTCCTGTGCGAGCGCGTGCAGCACCCGGGAGTGCTCGTCCGTGCGGTGCTTGATGATCGTGCGGTATGAGGCGATCATGCGGCCCGCGCCCTTGCCGTCCGAGAGGATCTCGCGCAGCTGGTCCAGATCGCCGTCGCGGACCATCTTCCAGAACTCGGCGCCGTCGGCGGGGTCGCTCAGCGGCAGGTTCACATTGCGCACGCCCGGCAGCGCGACGTCCGGCCCTTCGAGCTTCTGGTCGGCCGCGTTGCGGAAGTCGAAGATCGTGTGCAGGCCCAGCGTGGTCAGGAAGGCGGCGTCCTCCCCGGTCGCGTGGGCGAGGTGGCCGCTGCGGAACAGCACACCCTGGCGCACCCGCCGTCCGTCCACGGTCGGAAGTCCGCCCACATCACGGAAGTTGCGCACTCCGGCCAGCTCGGGCTCGGTCGACGGGACCTGCTGTGTCACGAGGGCTCCTCCCCTTCGGCGCCGCCGACGCGGCTCGTCGCCGGGCGTCACTCGACGATACGACATGCCTGCCTGGGGCAATGAGTTGTCCACAGGCGTTGCCCGGAGCCCCCGTGGCCCTTGATGATGTTGCCGCCTGGTCGCACCTGGTCGGGCTTGTTCGAATCTGTGAGGGCATGATGCTGGAGATCTCCGAAGACGGTCGTACGTGGGTGCTCTCCGGGCCGGCCAGCAGCTACGCCGTCCATGTCACCGACCGGGACGAGCTGCTGCACCTGCACTGGGGCCCCCGGCTCGGCCTCGCCGACGCCGAGGCCCTCGCCGTCCGGCCGCTGCCCGGCTACTGGCCCTTCGAGTCACCGCTCGACGGACGCGAGGAGTACCCGGTCGAGGGCGGTCCCCGTTTCGTGCGCCCCGCCCTGTCCGTGCGCACGGCCGGGCGGCGCGGCACCGAGTGGGCCTACGAGGGACACGACACGGAGGGCGACGAGCTGCGGCTGCGATTCCGTGACGGCGACCTGACCGTCACGCTGCACTACCGGATGCGTTCCTCGTCGGACGTCGTCGAGCGCTGGGTGACCGTGGACAACCGGGGGCCGGCCGTCGAACTTCTGCGGGCCGACTCCGCGACCTGGACCCTGCCCGACCGCGACGCCTGGCGGCTGTCCCAGCTGCACGGCCGCTGGGGAGCCGA contains these protein-coding regions:
- a CDS encoding tyrosine-protein phosphatase → MTQQVPSTEPELAGVRNFRDVGGLPTVDGRRVRQGVLFRSGHLAHATGEDAAFLTTLGLHTIFDFRNAADQKLEGPDVALPGVRNVNLPLSDPADGAEFWKMVRDGDLDQLREILSDGKGAGRMIASYRTIIKHRTDEHSRVLHALAQDSVPALMHCAAGKDRAGLSVAVTLLAVGVEREAIVDDYLKSNAKHRRYKVHRSSSAASAYSPEVMELLSPLFDARAEYLTAAFDTIEETWGGVDTYLEEGLKLAPETRARLRERLVD